One part of the Ornithodoros turicata isolate Travis chromosome 2, ASM3712646v1, whole genome shotgun sequence genome encodes these proteins:
- the LOC135386411 gene encoding uncharacterized protein LOC135386411, with product MAALFSDTWRLNDDDDTVQSPEDCSANEVSVSAALNPSRRVRCAAHTLQLAVNGALREDDEVQQLLTVVNKVVNCFRRSHLLTAELKQRCGKDLVQPGGTRWNSILAALSRLTEEQVFSSVDTILQEHDESHPSKAINMIPPVVTLPRLKELRELLQPFGLATDRLQGDGVTSCTLHLCIATCYISVDNLICEHFLELQMKLLAQLTERFREPLKNAYIIAASVLNPRQKLRCFQPTFAPLLSKPTAQEATASVNALFDELRKTPDPQPGPSHVAEGPLPPSGGDDDPLYTLLDDVSPATTCHKENELDLYLKAPYSAEDPLTY from the exons ATGGCGGCATTGTTCTCAGATACTTGGCGCCTTAACGACGACGATGACACAGTGCAAAGCCCAGAGGACTGCTCAGCAAACGAAGTATCAGTCAGCGCGGCCCTCAACCCCAGCAGAAGGGTACGGTGCGCAGCTCACACGCTTCAGCTGGCTGTGAACGGGGCCCTACGAGAAGACGATGAAGTCCAACAACTCCTCACCGTTGTCAACAAGGTGGTCAATTGCTTCAGGAGGTCGCACCTCCTCACAGCTGAACTTAAACAGCGATGTGGAAAAGACCTCGTCCAGCCGGGCGGCACGCGGTGGAACTCCATCCTTGCAGCCCTAAGTCGCCTCACCGAG gAGCAAGTTTTCTCGTCAGTCGACACGATCCTACAGGAGCACGACGAAAGTCATCCTAGCAAAGCAATCAACATGATTCCACCAGTGGTTACCTTGCCGCGGCTCAAAGAACTTCGCGAACTGCTGCAGCCGTTTGGCCTTGCAACCGACCGACTACAGGGTGACGGAGTAACGTCGTGCACGCTACACCTGTGCATTGCAACATGCTACATCAGCGTTGATAATCTGATTTGCGAACA TTTTTTAGAACTGCAAATGAAGCTACTGGCGCAGCTCACAGAGAGGTTTCGGGAGCCGCTAAAAAACGCTTACATCATAGCGGCAAGCGTGCTCAACCCTAGACAGAAGTTGAGGTGTTTTCAACCTACCTTCGCACCTCTACTCTCGAAGCCAACCGCTCAGGAGGCCACTGCTAGTGTGAACGCGCTCTTTGATGAGCTGCGTAAG ACTCCTGACCCACAACCAGGACCTTCACACGTCGCCGAGGGCCCTCTTCCCCCTTCTGGGGGTGACGATGACCCCTTGTACACTTTGCTGGACGATGTAAGCCCGGCAACGACGTGCCATAAAGAGAATGAGCTAGACCTCTACCTGAAAGCTCCGTACAGTGCAGAGGATCCGCTTacatactga